In the Fundulus heteroclitus isolate FHET01 chromosome 23, MU-UCD_Fhet_4.1, whole genome shotgun sequence genome, GCCCACACCTGATGTACATTTTTAAGATGTTAAAGTTCTGGAAAGAACAATAGAGGTGAAGGAAAACGAGGCTTAGTTGTAATCGTAAACAGGTTCTCCTGACACGGTGCAGCCCCGTATAGATCCGTCTTCAGAGGCAATAACTGGAAACAATCCTCCTTCACCAGCGGATCACTGGTCTGACGTCACAGGGAGGAATCCTGGAGAGGTTTGGTGTCCAGAGTTGCACGTTTCCTCTTTCAACCCAGCGTGCCTCCTTCCATCTGTACCGCTCTGACCTTTCACTCTAAATGCCAGCTGAAACCAGGCGAGCCTTCATTACCGCCCCCACACTGCCGGGGTCAGTGGGTGGAATCTGATCAAGCGTCCAGCGGGTTTATCGACGCGCCGCTGCTCAGGCCCCGACATGAAGGCCCGTCTCTAAACGCATCGCCTTCTTACCAGGAACTGAGGTCCGACAGGTTGGACACGTCTGACGACAGCATGGTGGTGGTGCCCTGGAAGAGTCTCTTAGGCTGGCTTTCTGTCTCCATCTCCCCTGCAGAGCGAGCAAGAATAAAGACGTTTCCACAAAGATCCTCAGTCACCATGGAGAagtgataaagtaaaaaaaaaaatacaaggaaAACTTAGAAATCTAATCATTTCTGGAACGCACATCTGAACGAGCTTCTCCCCTAAATCAAAGCAAAACATGGATTTTTCTCGGAATGCGTTGATAACATTTACCTTCACCAGAAACGGCTGTGAAGTCAAGTTTAAACTAGtttctgtttatcagaaatcctTTCAGACCAcagaaaacagcacaaacacCTTTCCACAACCTGAGGTTAAatggttttctctctctctcttgcatCTTTGAGACAAACCATCCAGAAGCGACGTGAAGCAGGCCTCACCTTTGCGTTTAATCGGGCCGAGGATGCTGGCTCGGATGCAGTTGATGGGGCTCTGACTGCGTCGGCTGAAGGAGGCAGAAACGTGTGACGTTAAGCAGTTTCCATTTGAAACACAGCAACAGGGATTATCAACAAGTGTTCACACAGGTTTAGTCGTTTTGAGAAATATCTTCAGAGCAGAAGTGTTGtacaaaaaactgtttaaaaacaagagctggatgCTAAAAGTTTATTCTAATCCTTTCCTATAAAAAGACTCGTCCGTTCCCCACAATCGTATCGAAAGCAGCGCTAAAGATGTTAAATGTCTTAACTTGCAAACATCGAGGTTTGTTAAGTCTTGCTGGTCCCTGTTAAAGCCGGTAAAGATCTAGGACGAGGTCGCTCTAAATGACAGCAGACTGCCAGACAGTCGCTTTAAACGCATTTGCTAGGAAGCAGTTATTCAGGGGCGTAACAGACAGCAAAGCTACAAACGCCCCATCGGCCGGGCATTTAGTCGCCAACATGTTCCTGACTGACTAACAGGAACATTTTAGAGGCCGGCCTCACACCTGATGGAGAATTTGTGTctggagctaaagattagggtgatggaaaGGAGGCCTTCCCACCGTAGAAACCTGGATCTCTTCACTAAAGATCTGTTAGATCCACAGGTATTTAGATCCTCTAAAAACctgtggaaacatgcaaaatagCTGGTCAACAATTCTaagggtttgtttgttttaatgaaagatTTCTCCATTGCTCATCAACAAAAGGTATAAATAGTTTCAACAGTcgatttttttcataaaatgcaaataaaataaaaactgtataccttttgcattgttttatcatCTTTTGAGAGATGCTAGCCTCTAATGCCATCAGAAAcacttcttggttgaatgagAGTAATCTAAACCTGCCAGtgctataaataaagttgacctATATACCAGGGCCCAAACCAACCCCCTCTGATAAAGGGCCGTCAGTCAGGACGGCCAACAACCGCCACGGCTCAGGTGTGCCAGGAACTGGATGGCAGATGCAGAAACGCTGGTGTCAGCGGCCGCGGTGGAACCGGTTAGGAGCTGCGCTGGACGCAGAGAGAGCCACACCTcaaagtttaaagtgtaactcaccctgaTTATAAAAGCTTAACTCCGCCCCCAGacccattttgaaaaatgtcacCAAAGTGGGCGGTTCCTAGAGACAAGCTAAAGGCCCAGACACACCGAACCATCCCATCCGACGGACACATCCCTACTGATTTTTTTCATGACCCACTAGCTGTGTAGAGGCTCCCTCTAAGGACCACCGGACTGCACCGCCCGTCTGCCCGGCCCCATTACCTTCAACCACATGTAAGCGCTACAACGCCATGCAATCCCATGGTCTTTGGTGTGTTTTCATCTTAAGTGTGAGCGCTGGGTTTTTTCTAAAGCAGGACTCACTGCTGCGGCggtcaggatgagggaaagtgaGCCGTTGAAACATGGAGTGACAAGAATGAGTTCTGGTGGTTTTGACACAGATTTGTTTTGAGGTGGAGGACACAACAATAACATAATTCTGCCCACAAAGGTTATACCACAACTGCCACTCACAGAGACAGGTGacataaatgtgtattttttgaGGTTCTAAGGGAAGTTTTTGACCTCGTAGAGATTAGGAACAAAATCCATGACAAATTTAAAGCTGAACGCCCAGTTCTTGCTTTTAAAACGTGTTATAGTTGCTTGTTGTGTGATTATTCTGCCCCGGAAAACAACGTTCCAGGTGAATAGATTAACAGTGGAAGACTGTATGTAAAGGTTGTGACCAGAGGTGTAAACATTCATTAAATCAAAGCTGCATTTTAGCCTAGATGAGAACCGATCCGATCATTTTAACAATGGCTccaacaccaaaaaaaaccccaaaaagaaAGCGTGCACTGACCTAAAGCGGCGCGTTGGGCTGGGTACTGGGCTGGGGGTCAGCCCGTTGCTGCTCACCAGGATTTGTAGCGAAGGAGAGAAACACTGCTGCTTGAAGGAAGGGGAGAGAAACACAAAAAGCCAGCAGAAAGATCAGGTAATCATTTGGAGAACTTTGCTTTCCAAGCACACAGAATGCAGACAATGAATACGAGACGCAGCGACTGGggcagacaagacagaagttcaTCAGGACTCAGCCGTGCCTCTTCAGGCTGCAGCAGAACAAACGTTAGCAGGAGGTCCTGTTGGGCGCCGTACCTTTTTTCCTATTCCTCTGGTCGGGGACGGGGCGGGCGACACCGGCACAAAGTCGATCCGCTTCGGAGACGAAGACGACGACTTCTCCAGGTCGTTGTCGCTCTGTGAAGGCGACAGGCACCAAAGAGCTGAAAGCGAGGCGGTCCTCACGTTTTACAAAGTCGTACGCGGGTAAAAGACGAGCACTGTGGGAGTTTTATACTACCAACTCAGCCTGGCCTCAAAGGCTGGTGGCCCTGTTAACTCCCCGATGTCTCAGAGTCAATCTAGCATGCTTTCACATGTCCAAACTACGGTTATGGAGAGAGGACAAAAACCGGCCCTAGGGCCAAAGCATGCCTGCTGAAAATATAGCCGTGCTGACGCTCAGGAACGCCctaaaaacaggagaaatcaaCAGCAACGGGGGCTAAAGTTGGGTTTTCATTACCAGACTGAGGCTCTCCTCCCAGGACTGGCTCATTTGCATGGCAGCTTGAACCTCCCTGtgtggacaaaaacacaaacggACCGAGTTTACCCAGGAGCATTCACGCCGACAAGCACACATCCGTACACTGGACGGGCAGCTCGGCCTTAAGCGCCTTGCCCCGCGGCACGTCGGCATCAGACAGCATAactttttatgattttacattttaaaaaaataaatagaaagcaTCACTCCATCATACCGCTCGTGGGCCGTCTCTCTGTTCATCACGTCGACTCCCTCTTCCTGTAACGGTGAAGAAGAGATGATCACAAAGTCAGGTTTTGTTTCTTACGCCCGTTTAAACGCAGTCCTGAGACATCATGGCCGTCTGGCTCAGGGTTACAGCCCCAACCTCACTGAACTGGCCCCAGAAAGCTGCTACAACAACTAAAAATCACACATCAGAACCAACGTGGGGATGTTGGGGAGTGCCTGGCTGCAGTATTTGGTAGGTGGGTGTGTTTTATATTTCAGGCGTTAATGCTTTTTATCTTAATGGCTTTAGCTAGCGGGGGTCTGGCCCGTTGAgggttctcctactgctctccctTCACCAATGAAGCCGATGCCTGCCCTCGGTTTCGCCCTCGTCTGCTCCTTACTTGTTTGATCTGATGAAGCCTGGTGCTGGGGACGCGGATGGGAGACGAGGGGACCTGCGGAACAAGGAGAACAAACGGTGCTGTGTGATTCAGGCGTACGGTGCATCACGCGCGGCTCTCTTATCTGCTGGACGCGTACCATGTTGGGTCTGTTGACCACCGTGGTGCTGTTTCTGCGACAGCGCAGGACCTCTCTCTGGAAGACCTGGGCGTTATCACTGCAACGACAAAGCCAGGCGCGTGTTCAGCCAAGGCAGTAGCTGTGAAAGGGGATGCAGGTcattaaaggggggggggggggtctgctgggggggggggggggggtgatcaAACTGTGGCAGGACCTCAGTCCGTTAATCATGGGTGCGCTGTTGGATCTCCTCAGGTGTCCGTCGCCCTGCACCAAGGCGGCTGGGATCTCCAGGTCCAGCTCCATCTTCTCTTGTGGCATGACTCCGGAGTCGTTCATCGTGCGTGGCGTAGCCCCCGTCACGCAACCAGGAAGCTCGAATGGCGGCCCAGCTCAGCAACGCTACATCCCTGACCCCCCCTCGACCTCACATGTTTGAAACGAACTGGTCCGGCCGAGCGAACGAGGTGGACATGAGCCAAGCCGACGGACGCGATGTGGCCGACCCAGAGGGCCCCTTGCTCGGCGCGGCCAGTCAGCGAGGCTCTCCGAGCATGACAGCGTCCCGTTGACTTTAAACGCAGCTCCAACCGcgctgctgctccgccgccgcgCGGAACATGACGGACAGTCAAAAACTTTCCTGGCGGATGGTTAGCGTGCCGCGGCTACGTAGCACACAATGCCCGGTGGCTGCTAGCTGCTGACCCGTAAAGCTGCTGCTAAAAGGCGGCAGAGTGTCGGCGAAGGACCCACTTACAGCCGCGCTTCAGCTCCCAGCAGGAGCCCGGTGTGGCCCGACTAGCCCGCTGGCTGCTTTGCGTGCGGACGTAACGCTGGCGAAGGTCTAATTCAGTCGGCGTGAGAGGAACCAGGCTGCCATGAAAAGATGTGCCATACCTCCTGGCTTAGCGCAGCGCTGCTAGTCTTCCACTCATTCTCGCTGCATAGCCGGAGAAGCTAACTAGCTAGGTTAGCACCGGAGTGCCATCCTGGTCCTATAAACGCTGTTTTCTCCCGCCAACCTGCGGACCGCTTCGGCTCACGGGAACAACTAAACTCGGTCTACTACTATTCCTGCCCTTAAGAGCTACAGCATGAACCAGAACAGTCTCTGCGGGGCTTGTACCGCCAAGAATGAACCGGAGTGCCAACAGATTACACTGGAGCGGAGCTAGCTAGGTGTTAGCAGGAAACTCCACGCCCCCTGTCGACGTCAGCGCGGCCGACCAATGGGAGCGCTCCGTTTGCCGGCGTGACGGCAGGTTCTGTATGCAGGAAAAAGAATCTGTTGCTTattgttttgcaaaaaataaatcaaacagacGGCCTTTCTCAACATTTAGggaaaatacatatattttttagcaGACAGATTACATAATAGCAGACCTCACTTTGCTGAGTATTCtctaattttgcattatttcttatttcaacttttaattttatgttctccctgtttttttttttggttttttttctgttcatagcTACATCTAGCCTGctattctgtttagctgtgtcacccatagacatcatatacataggcgcctcgttgggcgggctctgcctatgctgcgaatGCGTCAGatcgtccgccatgttgaatgtggcaaatctgctgttaaCTCAgccacttaaacagtatcagcggggactttaatctcagaatatactttatattcgtagtatttttatttttgtaatattacgagtttattttcatattcctttggcttcattctcctgactttattctcgtaaagaataaaaaataattataagaatctaacctggccctattactgcAGGACTgagatagttctgcaaactgtgactattctggaaatgttcccccttaattgtcataatatgacgttattctcataatattactacttttgtcttttttttttactttattctgttatgatttttttcctcatattagtaattttatctctttaatactcccccaaaaagtttgttgctgtgtttataacagatcttaaaaggttcacacggccttatgaaataatgaagaccacaatgtttagatttaaccaattgaatttttatattcataacacatacacatatacatatttctctctctcatatacacacacacacacacacacacacacacacacacacacacacacacacacacacacacacacacacacacacatatatatatatattacccatttatttagaatacttcaaaatctatatatgcacatctatcAAAAGCCAATCTGGCTGCCAATCTCTATCAATGAAtctctatgtatttttttacaagtatatgtaagctccatctatatctttctatctgaatacttaaaacatatacacagggaACATACAGTAGActttcactactttctgccacatatgGCGGTGACATCGACGTGCAAACCTGCGgccaatgaggcgtctacgtatatatgtctgtgtgtgtcgcCATCCTGGAGTGTAGATCAGCAGCCATTACTCTCTCTAAAAGCAGAATATATTCCTGGATcggtgcttctgtgtttttgtctgtttctgcTCTTTCTTCTCAAACAACCAATCATGGCAAATGGCAAACtagttctgcaggaggttttctttcctgttaaaggggagttttcctctccactgctgCTTCATGcgtgctcagtatgagggattgctgcaaagccatagacaatgcagttgactctccctgtggctctacgctctttcaggagtgaatgctgcttgtcaagacttgatgcattctgctgggtttacttagataggaaagtttttgaccaatctgctttataactttataaaatgccttgagattacatctCTTGGGAATTTTGCTATGAATACAGTTGAATTAAAAATTAACTTTCTATATTCTGTTGCATTGCAACCAACCAATATTTGTCCAAACTACAGTCATGCAGCACATGATTGGGAAGAGGAAGCAAAACCAGAGATGgtattctttccttttttttttttttttttacaactaaaaATCCGAAAATGTGTGTTTCAGTGTCTCTGATTGAATAGTTTTACTGCAATAGAATAAAGGTCTTTTGGAGTGTCTGCCAGGTTTGCTTAAAATTTTTTGACCTCCTTCTCTTTTGAAAAATAGCTAGTGAGATTGGATGATTTATCTGCGACAATTTTCAGGTCTTATCACAGGTTTCCAATTGGATTTACAGCTAGACTTCAACTGGGTCATTATAACACACGATTGAGTTTTGATCTAAATCCTTCCATCATTGCTCTGGCTCTGATTAGgctcgttgtcctgctggaaggtaaaccccCGTCCCAGTCTCAAGGcttttaacagattttcttccaggattgccctatcaactctgaccagacTCTCTGTCCCTGCAAAACAAAAGAATCCCCAACAGGTTTTATATCCATCTCATTCACTCATTGTTGAAAGTTAATCCCTGCAAGAGGGGGGGTgtaactccatgcagaaagttCACAGGACGGTattctgcaaggcaacagctGAGCCACGGTGCAGCAGCCCATGCAACTTCAGATCCAGCCACAGTATCCAGGTAGAGGGGGTCACACATGAGAATGCCTTTTTGATATGCTCAGTACGTATTAAAGGGGTGATGTGGGGGATAAAAACCTTGGAGAAAAGATTGGAAGATTTTCCATGTGGTGCTTAATAAGAGAAATTAACATCCAGGAAACCCCCAAGACAATTTTAAGCATTCACACTCGCCAGCGACTCCTTTAATAACACCACTTTCTGCCACACATTGTTTTACAACAGGGCCAGGAAGTTGGAAAAATTGcaagagcaccttcttccacctTTGCTGTGCTCCCTGCATGGTTTGTGCCAAAACTACAAAGCTCTCATAGAttcttaaaaacaataaaaaagtttttcttctgtttgctcatcataaaggccagattggATGAACGCACAACTACTGGTTGCCCTGTAAAGAGATTCTTCCAGCTGAGCCGCagatctctgtagctcctccggAGTTTCCCATCAAAATATGTGTACAGCGGTTTCTTGGTTTAAAGCccagacatatttttttttccctatttcCAGATGATGATTAAACAGAGCTCTGTGGGTTCCCGGTGTAAACATCTCcacagctttctccctgacctgctgtgctccttggtcttcatgattgttctctaacaaacctctgaggccgtcaCAGAACAGCTGAGTGTACGCTGAGATTGAATTACACTCAGGGCATTTTTCCAGATTTCTActtgatttaaaaatacaaatcctttttcttccactacGTATTCTACTTTACTTGGTGTTGATCTGGCATAAATTCTttgtaaaacacagaatttcTTCTAAAAGATGTAAAAACATTGAGAAGTATGAATACTTCTACAGGGCAACATAAAATGTCTTATTATTAGCACAGAGCAACAGAACATGTAAGTTGCTCTGACGGAGCAGATGACAGATGAGATCTCCTGGGGTTGCAACGTGATGGGGTGTTGGTTGCAGCCAGGCAACTGAGTTTGTGACGCTGTCAGGTGCTGGGCATACATTTACTGAATTATCATATGAAGTCTTGATGAATACGACagaaatccttttttaaattatattccaACCTAGCTTtattgttactgttttttttttctttctaaaagccacAAAAATGGAGTTCAGATTACAccactgcagtcatgtctttaccccgtctgctgctgtttgggATCTTTGGGGAAACTCCATTAACTGCTAAATTCAATCATAATCAGAAGTACTTACCCCAAAGGGCAATAAATTGTTGCCCTTTGGTTGTCAAAAAGCCTTTTTTGACGGGGATGGCTGTGGGCAGCGGATCCAGTGACGCCTCTTACCGAGCATATGCTGTCGCTGTATAAAGGCACGTTTTGACTACGAGGGCTGGAACCTGTTTTTAATCCCAGAACCTCCCATCGTCAATCCAGTCTTTAAATTCTCCCTCAGCAGCCGACTACGGCAAAGAAGATGTTTCAATCATGGAGTTTAAAAGCTTTGATTTTCAGCAGCTGAAAACTATTAACCAGTTATTCTGCCATGGCAACTAAAGGTTAAGACTAATATATAGTCACTAAAAACTGAAGAGGAATGTGTgagtcaaacacattttaagagaTTCTGCTGACACAGACTTCAAAATGAGAGACGCCCCAGGTTGTGAATGAAGCTCGTCGTTTTAACTGTAAGCCTGGGATCACTTCACAGTGTTTGCACTGGGAAGCTGAATTACAAGGCAGGAAAGGGTTTACCATTTCTATATTTCATAAATGCTTGAGATTCCAAAGGATCATAAACACCATTGCATCTTCAGCACTCCCCTTGCCTGTTAAAAATGTGGTTTTTGCCTCAGAAA is a window encoding:
- the fam122b gene encoding protein FAM122B; this encodes MNDSGVMPQEKMELDLEIPAALVQGDGHLRRSNSAPMINGLSDNAQVFQREVLRCRRNSTTVVNRPNMVPSSPIRVPSTRLHQIKQEEGVDVMNRETAHEREVQAAMQMSQSWEESLSLSDNDLEKSSSSSPKRIDFVPVSPAPSPTRGIGKKQCFSPSLQILVSSNGLTPSPVPSPTRRFSRRSQSPINCIRASILGPIKRKGEMETESQPKRLFQGTTTMLSSDVSNLSDLSSCHSPDLLDGSLSSIGSSTDSPGKMEGVSPSSSSNSPFTSLQDLSPK